The following are from one region of the Procambarus clarkii isolate CNS0578487 chromosome 52, FALCON_Pclarkii_2.0, whole genome shotgun sequence genome:
- the LOC138352147 gene encoding adhesive plaque matrix protein-like produces MVAALLLPVITTLPYQTPSYLTSLYQTPSYLPSLYQTPSYLTSLYQTSSYLPSLYQTSSYLTSLYQTSSYLTSLYQTSSYLPSLYQTSSYLTSLYQTSSYLPSLYQTSSYLTSLYQTSSYLPSLYQTSSYQTSLNQTSSYLTSLYQT; encoded by the coding sequence atggtagcagcccTTCTCTTACCTGTCATTACAACGTTACCCTACCAGACCCCATCATACCTGACGTCACTCTACCAGACCCCATCATACCTGCCGTCACTCTACCAGACCCCATCATACCTGACGTCACTCTACCAGACCTCATCATACCTGCCGTCACTCTACCAGACCTCATCATACCTGACGTCACTCTACCAGACCTCATCATACCTGACGTCACTCTACCAGACCTCATCATACCTGCCGTCACTCTACCAGACCTCATCATACCTGACGTCACTCTACCAGACCTCATCATACCTGCCGTCACTCTACCAAACCTCATCATACCTGACGTCACTCTACCAGACCTCATCATACCTGCCGTCACTCTACCAAACCTCATCATACCAGACGTCACTCAACCAGACCTCATCATACCTGACGTCACTCTACCAGACCTAA
- the LOC138352146 gene encoding glutamine-rich protein 2-like, which translates to MSLYQTSSYLGVTLPDLIIPDVTLPDPIIPAVTLPDLIIPAVTLPDPIIPAVTLPDLIIPDITLPDPIIPAVTLPDLIKPDVTLPDPIIPAVTLPDLIIPDGTLPDFIIPAVTLPDLIIPDVTLPDLIIPAVTLPDLIIPDVTLPDLIKPDVTLPDLIIPDVTLPDLIIPDFTLPDLIIPDVTQPDLIIPDVTLPDLIIPDVTLPDLIIPVVTLPDLIIPDVTQPDLIIPDVTILELIIPDVTLQDLIKPNVTLPDIIIPDVTLLDLIIPDVTLQDFIKPDVTLPDLIIPDVTLQDLIKPNVTLPDLIRPDVTLPDLIIPGVTLPDLIIPDATLPDFIIPGVTLPDLIIPDATLPDLTIPGVTLPDLIIPDVTLPDLIIPGVTLPDLTIPDVTLPDLIIPGVTLPDLIIPDVNLHDVIIHDVSLPDLIIPGNTQPDLIIPDVTLPDLIIPDVTLPNLIIPDVTLPGLIILDISLPDFIIPDVTLPDLIIHDVTLPDLITPDITLPGLIIHDVTLPDLIIHDVTLPDLIIPDVTLPDLITPDVTLPVLIIPVVTLPDLIIPDVTLPDLIISDVPLRDLIIPDVTLPGLIIHDVTLPDLIIHDVTLPVLIIPDVPLPELIIPDVTQPDLIIPDVTLPDLIIPDVTLPDLIIPDVTQPDLIIPDFTQPDLTIPDITLPDLIIPDVTLPDLIIPDVTLADLIIPDVTLPDLIIPDVTLADLIIPDVTLPDLIIPDVTLPDLIIPDVTQPDLIIPDVTLPDLIIPDVTQPDLIIPDVTIPELIIPDVTLQDLIKPNVTLPDIIIPDVTLPADLIIPDVTLQDFIKPDITLPDLIIPDVTLQDLIKPNVTLPDLIIPDVTLPDLIIPGVTLPDLIIPDATLPDFIIPGVTLPDLIIPDATLPDLTIPGVTLPDLIIPDVTLPDLIIPGVTLPDLIIPDVTLPDLIIPGVTLPDLIIPDVTLSDLIIHDVSLPDLIIPGVTQPDLIIPDVTLPDLIIPDVTLPNLIIPDVTLPGLIILDVSLPDFIILDVTLPDLIIHDVTLPDLITPDITLPGLIIHDVTLPDLIIHDVTLPDLIIPDVTLPDLIIPDVTLPDLIIPVVTLPDLIIPDVTLPDLIISDVPLRDLIILDVTLPGLIIHDVTLPDLIIHDVTLPVLIIPDVPLPELIIPDVTQPDLIIPDVTLPDLIIPDVTLPDLIIPDVTLPDLIISDVTLADLIIPDVTLPDLIIPDVTLPDLIIPDVTLPNLIIPAVTQPDLIIPDVTLPDLIIPDVTLPDLIIPDVTQPNLIISDVTQPNLIIPDVTLPDLIIPAVTLPDLIIPDVTLPDLIIPDVTLLYLIIPDVTLSDHLISPQPSPHLKNIAPI; encoded by the coding sequence ATGTCACTCTACCAGACCTCATCATACCTTGGCGTCACTCTACCAGACCTCATCATACCTGACGTCACTCTACCAGACCCCATCATACCTGCCGTCACTCTACCAGACCTCATCATACCTGCCGTCACTCTACCAGACCCCATCATACCTGCCGTCACTCTACCAGACCTCATCATACCTGACATCACTCTACCAGACCCCATCATACCTGCCGTCACTCTACCAGACCTCATCAAACCTGACGTCACTCTACCAGACCCCATCATACCTGCCGTCACTCTGCCAGACCTCATCATACCTGACGGCACTCTACCAGACTTCATCATACCTGCCGTCACTCTACCAGACCTCATCATACCTGACGTCACTCTACCAGACCTCATCATACCTGCCGTCACTCTACCAGACCTCATCATACCTGACGTCACTCTACCAGACCTCATCAAACCTGACGTCACTCTACCAGACCTCATCATACCTGACGTCACTCTACCTGACCTCATCATACCTGACTTCACTCTACCAGACCTCATCATACCTGACGTCACTCAACCAGACCTCATCATACCTGACGTCACTCTACCAGACCTCATCATACCTGACGTTACTCTTCCAGACCTCATCATACCTGTCGTCACTCTACCAGACCTCATCATACCTGACGTCACTCAACCAGACCTCATCATACCTGATGTCACTATACTAGAGCTCATCATACCTGACGTCACTCTACAAGACCTCATCAAACCAAACGTCACTCTACCAGACATCATCATACCTGACGTCACTCTACTAGACCTCATCATACCTGACGTCACTCTACAAGACTTCATCAAACCTGATGTCACTCTACCAGACCTCATCATACCTGACGTCACTCTACAAGACCTCATCAAACCAAACGTCACTCTACCAGACCTCATCAGACCTGACGTCACTCTACCAGACCTCATCATACCTGGCGTCACTCTACCAGACCTCATCATACCTGATGCCACTCTACCAGACTTCATCATACCTGGCGTCACTCTACCAGACCTCATCATACCTGACGCCACtctaccagacctcaccatacctggtgtcACTCTACCAGACCTCATCATACCTGACGTCACTCTACCAGACCTCATTATACCTGGCGTCACtctaccagacctcaccatacctgACGTCACTCTACCAGACCTCATTATACCTGGCGTCACTCTACCAGACCTCATCATACCTGACGTCAATTTACATGACGTCATCATACATGACGTCTCTCTACCAGATCTCATCATACCTGGTAACACTCAACCAGACCTCATCATACCTGACGTCACTCTACCAGACCTCATCATACCTGACGTCACTCTACCAAACCTCATCATACCTGACGTCACTCTACCAGGCCTCATCATACTTGACATCTCTCTACCAGACTTCATCATACCTGACGTCACTCTACCAGACCTCATCATTCATGACGTCACTCTACCAGACCTCATCACACCTGACATCACTCTACCAGGCCTCATCATACATGACGTCACTCTACCAGACCTCATCATACATGACGTTACCCTACCAGACCTCATCATACCTGATGTCACTCTACCAGACCTCATCACACCTGACGTTACTCTACCAGTCCTCATCATACCTGTCGTCACTCTACCAGACCTCATCATACCTGACGTCACTCTACCAGACCTCATCATATCTGACGTCCCTCTACGAGATCTCATCATACCTGACGTCACTCTACCAGGCCTCATCATACATGACGTCACTCTACCAGACCTCATCATACATGACGTTACCCTACCAGTCCTCATCATACCTGACGTCCCTCTACCAGAACTCATCATACCTGACGTCACTCAACCAGACCTCATCATACCTGACGTCACTCTACCAGATCTCATCATACCTGACGTTACACTACCAGACCTCATCATACCTGACGTCACTCAACCAGACCTCATCATACCTGACTTCACtcaaccagacctcaccatacctgATATCACTCTACCAGACCTCATCATACCTGACGTCACTCTACCAGACCTCATCATACCTGACGTCACTCTAGCAGACCTCATCATACCTGACGTCACTCTACCAGACCTCATCATACCTGACGTCACTCTAGCAGACCTCATCATACCTGACGTTACTCTACCAGACCTCATCATACCTGACGTCACTCTACCAGACCTCATCATACCTGACGTCACTCAACCAGACCTCATCATACCTGACGTCACTCTACCAGACCTCATCATACCTGACGTCACTCAACCAGACCTCATCATACCTGATGTCACTATACCAGAGCTCATCATACCTGACGTCACTCTACAAGACCTCATCAAACCAAACGTCACTCTACCAGACATCATCATACCTGACGTCACTCTACCTGCAGACCTCATCATACCTGACGTCACTCTACAAGACTTCATCAAACCTGATATCACTCTACCAGACCTCATCATACCTGACGTCACTCTACAAGACCTCATCAAACCAAACGTCACTCTACCAGACCTCATCATACCTGACGTCACTCTACCAGACCTCATCATACCTGGCGTCACTCTACCAGACCTCATCATACCTGATGCCACTCTACCAGACTTCATCATACCTGGCGTCACTCTACCAGACCTCATCATACCTGACGCCACtctaccagacctcaccatacctggtgtcACTCTACCAGACCTCATCATACCTGACGTCACTCTACCAGACCTCATTATACCTGGCGTCACTCTACCAGACCTCATCATACCTGACGTCACTCTACCAGACCTCATTATACCTGGCGTCACTCTACCAGACCTCATCATACCTGACGtcactttatcagacctcatcataCATGACGTCTCTCTACCAGATCTCATCATACCTGGTGTCACTCAACCAGACCTCATCATACCTGACGTCACTCTACCAGACCTCATCATACCTGACGTCACTCTACCAAACCTCATCATACCTGACGTCACTCTACCAGGCCTCATCATACTTGACGTCTCTCTACCAGACTTCATCATACTTGACGTCACTCTACCAGACCTCATCATTCATGACGTCACTCTACCAGACCTCATCACACCTGACATCACTCTACCAGGCCTCATCATACATGACGTCACTCTACCAGACCTCATCATACATGACGTTACCCTACCAGACCTCATCATACCTGATGTCACTCTACCAGACCTCATCATACCTGACGTTACTCTTCCAGACCTCATCATACCTGTCGTCACTCTACCAGACCTCATCATACCTGACGTCACTCTACCAGACCTCATCATATCTGACGTCCCTCTACGAGATCTCATCATACTTGACGTCACTCTACCAGGCCTCATCATACATGACGTCACTCTACCAGACCTCATCATACATGACGTTACCCTACCAGTCCTCATCATACCTGACGTCCCTCTACCAGAACTCATCATACCTGACGTCACTCAACCAGACCTCATCATACCTGACGTCACTCTACCAGATCTCATCATACCTGACGTTACTCTACCAGACCTCATCATACCTGACGTCACTCTACCAGACCTCATCATATCTGACGTCACTCTAGCAGACCTCATCATACCTGACGTCACTCTACCAGACCTCATCATACCTGATGTCACTCTACCAGACCTCATCATACCTGACGTTACTCTACCAAACCTCATCATACCTGCCGTCACTCAACCAGACCTCATCATACCTGATGTCACTCTGCCAGACCTTATCATACCTGATGTCACTCTTCCAGACCTCATCATACCTGACGTCACTCAACCAAACCTCATCATATCTGACGTCACTCAACCAAACCTCATCATACCTGACGTCACTCTACCAGACCTCATCATACCTGCCGTCACTCTACCAGACCTCATCATACCTGACGTCACTCTACCAGATCTCATCATACCTGACGTCACTCTACTGTACCTCATCATACCTGATGTTACTCTATCTGACCACCTCATTTCACCTCAACCTTCACCTCACCTCAAAAACATTGCTCCAATATAG